From Acinetobacter lwoffii, a single genomic window includes:
- the infC gene encoding translation initiation factor IF-3, translating into MKQPDRNQQGGNKSNRPALNDEIRAKEVRLVDENGEQKGIVSLADALRAAESVELDLVEIVANAEPPVCKIMDFNKHLFDLKQKQKEAKKKQHQVQVKEIKLRPGTDVGDYNVKLRAIIKFLEEGNKVKITLRFRGREMAHQQLGLAQLQKIEADVAEFGTVEQMPKMEGRQMGMLLGPKKKK; encoded by the coding sequence ATTAAACAGCCTGACCGTAATCAACAGGGCGGTAACAAATCAAACCGTCCTGCCTTGAATGATGAAATTCGTGCGAAAGAAGTCCGTCTTGTAGACGAAAATGGTGAGCAGAAAGGGATTGTAAGCTTAGCTGACGCCCTGCGCGCAGCAGAAAGTGTTGAGCTTGATCTTGTAGAGATCGTAGCAAACGCTGAGCCACCAGTATGTAAGATCATGGACTTCAACAAGCATTTGTTTGATCTTAAGCAAAAGCAGAAAGAAGCGAAGAAAAAACAACATCAAGTCCAGGTGAAAGAAATCAAGCTACGCCCGGGTACTGATGTTGGCGATTACAACGTAAAACTACGTGCAATCATCAAGTTCCTTGAAGAAGGTAACAAGGTGAAAATCACGCTTCGTTTCCGTGGTCGTGAAATGGCGCACCAACAGTTGGGTCTAGCTCAATTGCAAAAAATTGAAGCTGACGTGGCTGAATTCGGTACTGTTGAGCAGATGCCGAAAATGGAAGGGCGTCAAATGGGTATGCTACTTGGTCCTAAAAAGAAAAAGTAA
- a CDS encoding phosphoribosylanthranilate isomerase has protein sequence MRTRTKICGITRIQDINSVVHAGADAIGLVFYPPSPRHVNIEQAQCLLQNIPAYVQVVGLFVNATAEEIAAVLKQVPLDILQFHGDETPLQCQQIAEQVGRRWYKAIQVKPDLNVLDAIKSYQQAGASAVLLDAWHPELKGGTGHSFDWSKFPKLDIPLILAGGLNPENIEDAIQTTQAYAVDVSGGVESAKGIKDQQLIERFMQGVHRGSAKY, from the coding sequence ATGCGTACCCGTACCAAAATTTGCGGAATCACGCGAATTCAAGATATAAACAGTGTGGTACATGCGGGTGCAGATGCAATTGGCTTGGTGTTTTATCCTCCAAGTCCGCGCCATGTGAACATTGAACAAGCACAATGCTTGCTGCAAAACATTCCCGCTTATGTGCAAGTGGTCGGTTTATTTGTCAATGCAACGGCAGAAGAAATTGCCGCTGTATTGAAACAAGTACCTTTAGATATTCTGCAGTTTCATGGCGATGAAACACCGTTGCAATGTCAGCAAATAGCAGAGCAAGTTGGACGTCGATGGTACAAAGCCATTCAGGTCAAACCAGATTTAAATGTTTTGGATGCAATAAAAAGCTATCAACAAGCAGGTGCAAGCGCAGTATTATTAGACGCGTGGCATCCTGAATTGAAAGGTGGTACAGGACACAGTTTTGACTGGTCAAAATTCCCCAAACTCGATATTCCTTTAATTTTGGCGGGTGGTTTAAACCCTGAAAATATTGAAGATGCAATTCAGACGACTCAAGCCTATGCTGTTGATGTCAGTGGCGGAGTGGAGTCTGCAAAAGGTATTAAAGACCAACAACTCATAGAACGCTTTATGCAAGGAGTCCATCGTGGATCAGCAAAGTACTAG
- the trpB gene encoding tryptophan synthase subunit beta, which yields MDQQSTSQNSQAVDYTQFPDERGHFGIHGGRFVSETLMAALEDLEKLYFRMKDDAQFLAEFDRDMAFYVGRPSPLYHAERWSKELGGAQIYLKREDLNHTGSHKVNNTIGQALLAKLSGKKRIIAETGAGQHGVATATIAARLGLECVVFMGADDVKRQAMNVYRMRLLGATVVPVESGSKTLKDAMNEAMRDWVTNVDSTYYVIGTVAGPHPYPQLVRDFQSIIGREARRQILEQAGRLPDALVACVGGGSNAMGLFYPFLNDQDVKMYGVEAAGHGIESGKHSAPLNAGHVGVLHGNRTYLMSDAQGQIIETHSISAGLDYPGVGPEHSFLKDMYRVKYVPINDQEALQGFRDLTKIEGIIPALESAHAMAYVTKLAPTMDKDQIIIATVSGRGDKDLMTVARIDGVEMVEM from the coding sequence GTGGATCAGCAAAGTACTAGCCAGAACAGTCAGGCAGTTGACTATACCCAATTCCCGGATGAACGCGGGCATTTCGGTATTCATGGCGGACGTTTTGTGTCAGAAACACTCATGGCGGCTTTAGAAGACTTGGAAAAGCTCTATTTCCGTATGAAAGATGATGCGCAGTTTTTGGCAGAATTTGACCGTGACATGGCGTTTTACGTCGGTCGTCCGAGTCCTTTATATCATGCTGAACGATGGTCGAAAGAGTTGGGTGGCGCACAGATTTACCTGAAACGTGAAGACCTGAACCATACCGGTTCGCACAAAGTAAATAATACAATCGGTCAGGCTTTGCTGGCGAAGCTTTCCGGCAAGAAACGTATTATTGCCGAAACAGGGGCAGGCCAGCACGGTGTAGCAACGGCAACGATTGCAGCACGTTTAGGTCTTGAATGCGTAGTATTTATGGGCGCAGACGATGTAAAACGTCAGGCGATGAACGTCTACCGTATGCGTTTATTAGGTGCGACGGTTGTGCCGGTAGAAAGTGGCTCTAAAACCTTAAAAGATGCCATGAATGAAGCCATGCGTGATTGGGTGACCAATGTTGATTCAACCTATTATGTGATTGGTACTGTGGCAGGTCCACACCCATATCCACAGTTGGTTCGTGATTTCCAGTCGATCATTGGTCGTGAAGCACGCCGTCAGATTCTGGAACAGGCTGGCCGTCTGCCAGATGCACTGGTAGCATGTGTCGGTGGTGGATCCAATGCAATGGGCTTGTTCTATCCATTCCTGAACGATCAAGACGTGAAAATGTACGGCGTTGAAGCAGCAGGTCATGGGATTGAATCAGGCAAGCACTCTGCGCCGTTGAATGCCGGTCATGTCGGTGTCCTGCATGGTAACCGAACTTACCTGATGTCGGATGCACAAGGCCAGATCATCGAAACCCATTCAATTTCTGCAGGTCTGGATTATCCGGGTGTGGGTCCGGAACATAGTTTCCTGAAAGATATGTATCGCGTGAAATACGTACCGATCAATGACCAGGAAGCTTTACAGGGTTTCCGCGACTTGACCAAGATTGAAGGCATTATTCCGGCGTTAGAAAGCGCACATGCTATGGCTTATGTCACTAAACTTGCACCGACCATGGATAAAGATCAAATTATTATTGCGACGGTTTCAGGTCGTGGTGATAAAGATTTGATGACTGTGGCACGCATTGATGGCGTAGAAATGGTTGAGATGTAA
- a CDS encoding TonB-dependent receptor plug domain-containing protein has protein sequence MSTLFQPTALVGAIALAMGFSTSVSAQDSSNVVNASLDTLVVTATRSEEKIGNVPARINVIDQNAIKKNPALNLSDLIQQDPSVYVKQSGGMGQISEIGLRGTKAVHTLVLKDGARLNSQNELGPLYPAYLDTSDVQQIEILKGPASVQYGSDAIGGVVQLISKKPVKSGAELTGIYGENNTYKAILKADLVTDQGFYAQVGGQRLESDGTRIFESQDKSDNASYDQKGYNAKVGYFQENQIDASASISENKGTSIFSNNYITNTAPRNFVNRVINAKVDYNILQNLILGAHFANVQDKQDVPSYFTQYNTENNQSDLNLKWKFTPNQNILVGATYNDANYKTSSIKNQDQSVASTGYYLQHQFKNELFDTQVGLRVEDNELFGSHTVGQGAIRYHFLPNASVYANIGSAFRAPTLNELYSQWGGNENLEPEESISYELGLDYGITNNLIANLSVYRTNVDNLIVYSNSRNQNVDEAHFTGGEVALKWKKDDLFLTTGYAYVKTENEATGLEIAYRPKQTFTLTTGLENPVYGISTSLIARSHSNASNSANSVKVPGYATVDFNAYWNINPTVKVFTNIQNIGDVQYREVYKAASSWDNSPEDWYINGGRFASAGVTFRY, from the coding sequence ATGTCTACTCTTTTTCAGCCTACTGCTTTAGTGGGCGCAATTGCGCTTGCAATGGGTTTCTCTACGTCTGTATCTGCACAAGACAGTTCTAATGTTGTAAATGCATCTTTAGATACTTTAGTCGTTACCGCGACACGTTCTGAAGAAAAAATTGGCAATGTGCCTGCGCGGATTAATGTAATTGATCAAAATGCGATAAAAAAGAATCCTGCTCTCAATTTATCTGACTTAATCCAACAAGACCCTTCTGTTTATGTGAAACAAAGCGGGGGTATGGGGCAAATTTCAGAAATTGGACTACGTGGAACTAAAGCCGTACATACCCTAGTATTAAAAGATGGTGCTCGCTTAAATAGCCAAAATGAGCTTGGTCCACTTTATCCGGCATATTTAGATACGTCGGATGTTCAACAAATTGAAATTTTGAAAGGCCCAGCTTCCGTTCAATATGGTAGTGATGCAATTGGTGGTGTAGTTCAACTTATTTCAAAAAAACCTGTGAAGTCTGGTGCAGAATTAACTGGCATCTATGGTGAAAACAATACTTATAAAGCCATTCTAAAAGCAGATTTAGTCACAGATCAAGGATTCTACGCTCAAGTAGGTGGACAACGCTTAGAAAGTGATGGAACTCGCATTTTTGAAAGCCAAGATAAAAGCGACAATGCCAGCTACGATCAAAAAGGCTACAATGCTAAAGTAGGCTATTTCCAGGAAAATCAGATTGATGCCTCTGCTTCGATTAGTGAAAATAAAGGAACCAGTATTTTCAGTAATAACTACATTACCAATACAGCTCCTCGTAATTTTGTAAATCGTGTCATTAATGCAAAAGTTGATTACAATATTCTGCAAAATTTAATTTTAGGCGCTCATTTTGCAAACGTTCAAGACAAGCAAGATGTTCCATCATATTTCACACAGTACAACACTGAAAACAACCAAAGTGATTTAAACCTGAAATGGAAATTCACACCAAATCAAAACATTTTAGTTGGTGCAACTTATAATGACGCCAACTACAAAACAAGTTCAATCAAAAACCAAGATCAAAGCGTAGCAAGTACAGGTTATTATCTACAACACCAATTTAAAAATGAACTGTTTGACACCCAAGTTGGGCTACGTGTAGAAGACAATGAGCTTTTTGGAAGCCACACAGTAGGTCAAGGTGCTATTCGCTATCATTTCCTGCCTAATGCAAGCGTTTATGCCAATATTGGCAGTGCGTTCCGTGCTCCAACCCTGAATGAACTCTATTCTCAATGGGGCGGTAATGAGAATTTAGAACCTGAAGAAAGCATCTCTTATGAACTCGGTTTAGATTACGGTATTACCAACAATTTAATCGCAAACCTTTCTGTTTATCGTACTAATGTTGATAATCTAATTGTCTATAGCAATAGCAGGAATCAAAATGTTGATGAGGCACACTTCACAGGTGGTGAGGTTGCACTAAAATGGAAAAAAGATGATTTATTCCTAACAACTGGGTATGCATATGTTAAAACAGAAAATGAGGCAACTGGTTTAGAGATTGCTTACCGACCTAAACAGACATTCACATTAACTACTGGATTAGAAAATCCAGTCTATGGCATTAGTACGTCGTTAATTGCACGTTCGCACTCAAATGCAAGTAATAGCGCAAATAGTGTAAAAGTTCCAGGTTATGCAACCGTCGATTTCAATGCTTATTGGAATATTAACCCAACGGTTAAAGTATTTACTAATATTCAGAACATTGGCGATGTGCAATATCGAGAAGTCTATAAAGCTGCTAGCTCTTGGGACAACTCACCAGAAGATTGGTACATTAATGGCGGTCGCTTCGCTTCAGCAGGCGTAACTTTCCGCTACTAA
- a CDS encoding D-arabinono-1,4-lactone oxidase, with translation MKIQQADKIWRNWSGSQFSTARIVQPIQISELQSLVKTHAHIRAVGAGHSFSPLAKTDEVLLNLDQFKGVVAFDQEKTQCTVYAGTRLYDLGKDLTPINQALINQGDIDQQSLAGAISTGTHGTGIDLPCISAFVEGFELLTADGELLQCHRQQNTEIFQAGRVALGSLGILTQITLQNRPRYKLKEQIRLCSLKDIFTHIDQWKHQHRHIEFWAFLHADQVMLKTLDETDATIQPRTESWPSEDILLTLCSELTRLFPKTNPYLQKLLGVFVKPTRYVDCSSRIFPTPRKTRFNEMEYQVPVEFGLQCLDEILHVLCKHQVPMFFPIEFRYVKGDEIWLSPFYQRDSVSISIHQFYKQDYHAIFDLVEPILQKYQGRPHWGKLHSMSAASLRELYPKWDNFMVLRQQLDPQQKWLNPYLKELFLSGK, from the coding sequence ATGAAAATACAACAGGCGGATAAAATTTGGCGAAATTGGTCAGGGAGCCAGTTCAGTACTGCTCGGATTGTTCAGCCCATCCAGATCAGTGAATTACAAAGTTTAGTGAAGACCCATGCACACATTCGTGCAGTGGGTGCAGGACATTCCTTTAGCCCCTTGGCCAAGACAGATGAGGTGTTGCTTAATCTCGATCAGTTCAAAGGTGTGGTTGCCTTTGATCAAGAGAAAACACAGTGCACCGTGTACGCCGGTACGCGTTTATATGATTTGGGGAAAGATCTGACACCGATCAATCAGGCCTTAATCAATCAGGGCGATATAGACCAGCAAAGTCTGGCCGGAGCGATTTCGACTGGAACGCATGGCACGGGCATCGATTTACCTTGCATATCCGCTTTCGTGGAAGGCTTTGAATTGCTGACCGCAGATGGCGAGCTGTTGCAATGTCATCGTCAGCAGAATACCGAAATATTTCAGGCTGGACGGGTGGCATTGGGCAGCTTGGGTATATTGACCCAAATCACCCTGCAAAATCGTCCCAGATATAAACTAAAAGAACAGATTCGGCTCTGTTCATTAAAAGACATATTTACTCATATTGATCAATGGAAACATCAGCACCGGCATATTGAATTTTGGGCTTTTTTACATGCCGATCAAGTGATGCTGAAAACTCTGGATGAAACGGATGCAACCATTCAGCCGAGAACAGAGAGCTGGCCTTCGGAAGATATTTTATTGACTCTATGTTCGGAATTGACGCGACTCTTCCCAAAGACAAATCCCTATCTGCAAAAACTGCTCGGCGTATTTGTCAAACCGACTCGTTATGTAGACTGTTCATCCAGAATTTTTCCAACTCCGCGTAAAACCAGATTTAATGAAATGGAATATCAGGTTCCGGTTGAGTTTGGCTTGCAGTGTCTGGACGAGATTCTGCATGTTTTATGCAAACACCAAGTGCCGATGTTTTTCCCGATCGAGTTTCGTTATGTCAAAGGCGATGAGATCTGGCTAAGTCCTTTTTATCAGCGTGATTCGGTCTCCATTTCGATTCATCAATTTTATAAACAGGATTACCACGCGATCTTTGATCTGGTCGAGCCGATTTTACAGAAATATCAGGGACGACCGCATTGGGGCAAGTTACATAGTATGAGCGCAGCCTCGCTGCGCGAACTCTACCCGAAATGGGATAATTTCATGGTGCTACGTCAGCAATTGGATCCACAGCAAAAATGGCTGAATCCATATTTAAAAGAATTGTTTTTATCTGGGAAATGA
- a CDS encoding IS3 family transposase (programmed frameshift), which produces MEHKREQRVKRTQRDYSFAFKMMVVHEVEKGQITYKQAQAKYGIQGRSTVLVWLRKHGQQDWTSNMPTSSKRQLTPQQRIRQLEKQLAAEKLKTEFIQDVIYHIDKECGTDLGKKVYRARFKDWQSQRRLSVSRYCQWLGITRQAYYQAEKRAQMTAQATEQILELVMEYRCLMPSIGTRKLYWLIKGKLLQRGLKCGRDQLFKILKENNLLIRPKRRYTKTTDSKHWMKKHPNLLKDYSAVQANEVFVSDITYVESAEGVHYLSLVTDAYTRQIKGYKLSNDMRAENVVQALHMAMQHVTDRAARMIHHSDRGSQYCSELYQSALRHYGICPSMTDGKDCYQNALAERINGILKQEFLTTRCQTMKELDHLIAESIMIYNCYRPHLSLNMNTPNQMYEQTKTELIA; this is translated from the exons ATGGAACATAAACGAGAACAACGAGTTAAACGTACACAACGTGACTATAGCTTTGCCTTTAAAATGATGGTGGTACATGAAGTAGAAAAAGGGCAAATTACTTATAAGCAAGCTCAGGCAAAATATGGTATTCAAGGAAGATCAACTGTGCTGGTATGGTTACGCAAGCACGGACAACAGGACTGGACTTCGAATATGCCGACTTCTTCTAAACGCCAATTGACACCCCAACAACGAATCCGCCAATTAGAAAAGCAGTTAGCCGCAGAAAAGCTTAAAACTGAATTTATTCAGGATGTGATTTATCACATTGATAAAGAATGTGGGACTGATCTTG GGAAAAAAGTATACCGAGCACGTTTCAAAGATTGGCAAAGCCAAAGAAGACTAAGCGTTTCACGTTATTGTCAGTGGTTGGGAATCACCCGACAAGCTTATTATCAAGCAGAAAAACGTGCTCAAATGACTGCACAAGCAACTGAACAAATACTTGAGTTGGTTATGGAATATCGCTGTCTCATGCCAAGTATCGGAACACGTAAGCTGTATTGGCTTATTAAAGGCAAATTGTTGCAACGTGGTTTAAAGTGTGGACGGGATCAGTTATTTAAAATATTGAAAGAAAATAACTTATTGATTCGCCCTAAGCGTCGCTATACAAAAACTACGGATAGCAAGCATTGGATGAAGAAGCATCCAAATTTATTAAAGGATTATTCAGCGGTGCAAGCCAATGAAGTCTTTGTTAGTGATATTACCTATGTTGAGAGTGCTGAAGGTGTGCATTATTTATCCTTGGTGACAGATGCTTATACCCGACAGATTAAAGGTTATAAGTTATCGAATGATATGCGTGCAGAGAATGTTGTGCAGGCACTACATATGGCGATGCAGCATGTGACAGATCGGGCAGCCAGGATGATTCACCATTCAGACAGAGGCTCTCAGTATTGCTCTGAGCTATATCAATCGGCATTGCGCCATTATGGGATATGTCCTTCCATGACAGATGGCAAGGACTGTTATCAGAATGCATTAGCAGAGCGAATTAATGGAATATTAAAGCAGGAGTTTTTAACCACGCGATGTCAAACCATGAAGGAGTTAGATCACTTAATTGCGGAATCTATCATGATTTACAATTGTTATAGACCGCATTTAAGTTTAAATATGAACACCCCGAATCAGATGTATGAGCAAACAAAAACCGAGCTAATTGCTTAA
- the thrS gene encoding threonine--tRNA ligase — protein sequence MPIITLPNGDQKQFDQAVSVMDVALSIGPGLAKNTVAGRVNDRLVDASDLITEDATLQIITPKDEDGIHIIRHSCAHLVGHAVKQLFPEAKMVIGPVIEEGFYYDIWMPRPFTLDDMAAIEERMKKLIDQDYDVIKKMTPRDEVIAEFTARGEEYKLRLIADMPEETQMGLYYHQDYLDMCRGPHVPNTKFLKSFKLTKISGAYWRGDAKNEQLQRIYGTAWADKKQLAAYVKRIEEAEKRDHRKIGKALDLFHMQEEAPGMVFWHPNGWTIYQVLEQYMRKVQQDNGYEEIRTPQVVDFTLWEKSGHAANYADNMFTTHSENRNYAVKPMNCPCHVQVFNQGLKSYRDLPVRLAEFGSCHRNEPSGSLHGIMRVRGFTQDDAHIFCTKEQIGPEVADFIKLTLDVYKDFGFEEVQMKLSTRPEKRVGDDKLWDMAEKSLADALDAAGLEWELQPGEGAFYGPKIEFSLKDCLGRVWQCGTIQCDFNLPERLDASYVTEDNDRDQPVMLHRAILGSFERFIGILIEHYAGFMPPWLAPMQACVMNITDSQAEACESVVAKLKENGIRAISDLRNEKIGFKIRERTLERIPYLLVLGDREVEEGTVNVRTRSGTNLGTMSIDAFVDLVKAAVAERGRYIVE from the coding sequence ATGCCAATTATCACTTTGCCAAATGGCGATCAAAAACAGTTTGATCAAGCCGTATCTGTGATGGACGTTGCACTGAGCATTGGTCCAGGTCTTGCGAAAAATACAGTTGCAGGTCGTGTCAACGACCGTTTGGTTGATGCGTCTGATCTCATCACTGAAGATGCAACCTTACAAATTATCACGCCTAAAGATGAAGATGGTATTCACATCATTCGTCACTCTTGCGCGCACTTGGTCGGCCATGCGGTTAAGCAATTGTTCCCAGAAGCAAAGATGGTCATTGGTCCGGTCATTGAAGAAGGCTTCTACTATGACATCTGGATGCCACGTCCATTCACTTTAGATGACATGGCTGCGATCGAAGAACGTATGAAAAAGCTCATCGATCAAGACTACGATGTCATCAAAAAAATGACACCGCGTGATGAAGTCATTGCAGAATTCACTGCGCGTGGCGAAGAATACAAATTGCGCTTGATTGCAGACATGCCTGAAGAAACGCAAATGGGCTTGTACTACCATCAGGATTATTTGGATATGTGCCGTGGTCCGCACGTACCAAACACTAAATTCCTTAAATCGTTCAAGCTGACTAAAATCTCGGGTGCTTACTGGCGCGGTGATGCGAAAAACGAACAGCTACAACGTATTTACGGTACTGCTTGGGCAGACAAAAAACAGCTTGCGGCTTATGTAAAACGTATTGAGGAAGCAGAAAAACGCGATCATCGTAAAATCGGTAAAGCGCTTGATTTGTTCCACATGCAGGAAGAAGCACCGGGTATGGTGTTCTGGCATCCGAACGGTTGGACCATTTATCAAGTGCTTGAACAATACATGCGTAAAGTTCAGCAAGACAATGGCTACGAAGAAATCCGCACACCGCAAGTGGTTGATTTCACGCTTTGGGAAAAATCAGGACATGCTGCCAACTATGCAGACAACATGTTCACCACGCATTCTGAAAACCGCAACTATGCGGTGAAGCCAATGAACTGTCCTTGTCACGTACAAGTCTTCAATCAAGGTTTGAAGTCATACCGTGATCTTCCTGTTCGTTTGGCAGAGTTCGGTTCATGTCATCGTAACGAACCATCAGGTTCATTGCACGGCATTATGCGTGTACGTGGCTTTACTCAGGATGATGCGCATATTTTCTGTACCAAAGAACAGATTGGTCCTGAAGTTGCAGACTTTATCAAATTGACACTGGATGTATACAAAGACTTTGGCTTCGAAGAAGTACAAATGAAGTTGTCGACGCGTCCTGAAAAACGTGTGGGTGATGACAAGCTTTGGGATATGGCAGAAAAATCTTTGGCAGATGCTTTGGATGCTGCAGGTCTTGAGTGGGAACTTCAACCAGGCGAAGGCGCATTCTACGGTCCGAAAATTGAATTCTCTCTGAAAGACTGCTTAGGTCGTGTCTGGCAGTGTGGTACCATTCAGTGTGACTTTAACTTGCCAGAACGTCTGGATGCGTCTTATGTCACTGAAGATAATGACCGCGATCAGCCAGTAATGTTACATCGTGCAATTCTTGGCAGCTTCGAGCGTTTTATTGGTATACTGATTGAACACTACGCAGGCTTCATGCCACCTTGGTTGGCACCAATGCAAGCGTGTGTGATGAACATTACCGATTCTCAAGCTGAGGCATGTGAGTCAGTCGTCGCAAAACTTAAAGAAAACGGTATCCGTGCAATTTCTGACTTGAGAAATGAGAAAATCGGCTTTAAGATTCGTGAACGTACATTAGAGCGTATTCCTTACTTACTGGTACTTGGGGACCGTGAAGTAGAGGAAGGTACCGTAAACGTGCGTACCCGCTCAGGAACAAATTTGGGTACTATGTCAATCGATGCTTTCGTTGACCTAGTAAAAGCAGCCGTAGCCGAACGCGGCCGGTACATTGTGGAGTAA
- a CDS encoding acyl-CoA synthetase yields the protein MVSAYDELPRTPANFVALSPLRYLDRAAYIYPNQNAIIHGKRRITWREKYNRCRQFANQLQKLGIGKNDTVSVLLPNVPAMIEAHFAVPMAGAVLNTLNTRLDAKTLAFMLEHAESKVLLVDPEFTALATEALALVSQDIYVIDVADAEFEGEDQRIGQIEYEDWIAQGDANFEWHLPQDEWDAISLSYTSGTTGNPKGVVYHHRGAYINAASNIIACGMTPRATYLWTLPLFHCNGWCFAWTMAANGGTNVCLRKVDAELIFKLIAEHKVDYFCGAPIVLSMLINAPEEKKTKIDHRVEVMVAGAAPPAAIIEGMRNIGINVTHVYGLTETYGPSALCASQAGWSDLSIQEQAQLHSRQGVPYPLQDGMKVLDPDTMQEVPHDGQTMGEIMFRGNIVMKGYLKNPEATAEAFAGGWFHTGDLAVCQPDGYAKITDRSKDVIISGGENISSLEVEEVLYQHPAVLTAAVVAKPDPRWQEVPCAFIELKEGITASEEEIMEFCREHLARFKVPKDVVITEIPKTSTGKLQKFVLREWAKERAQGEFS from the coding sequence ATGGTTAGCGCATATGATGAATTACCGCGTACCCCCGCGAATTTTGTAGCCTTATCGCCTTTACGCTATCTTGATCGTGCAGCTTATATCTATCCAAATCAGAACGCGATTATTCACGGTAAGCGCCGGATCACTTGGCGTGAAAAATACAACCGTTGTCGTCAGTTTGCCAACCAACTCCAAAAATTAGGCATCGGTAAAAATGATACCGTGTCTGTTCTACTGCCTAACGTCCCTGCCATGATCGAAGCGCATTTTGCTGTACCAATGGCAGGTGCCGTCCTCAACACCTTAAATACCCGCCTGGATGCCAAGACACTTGCCTTTATGCTGGAGCATGCCGAAAGCAAAGTATTATTGGTTGATCCTGAATTTACTGCACTTGCCACTGAAGCGCTTGCCCTGGTATCACAAGACATTTATGTGATTGATGTGGCTGATGCAGAGTTTGAAGGTGAAGACCAGCGTATTGGCCAAATCGAATATGAAGACTGGATTGCGCAAGGCGATGCAAACTTTGAATGGCATTTACCTCAAGATGAATGGGATGCCATCAGCTTAAGTTACACTTCTGGGACCACCGGCAACCCGAAAGGCGTGGTCTATCATCATCGTGGTGCCTACATTAACGCAGCCAGTAATATTATTGCCTGTGGCATGACACCACGTGCCACCTATTTATGGACACTGCCGCTATTCCACTGTAATGGCTGGTGCTTTGCCTGGACCATGGCGGCCAACGGTGGAACCAACGTTTGCTTGCGTAAAGTTGATGCTGAACTGATCTTTAAACTGATTGCCGAACATAAAGTCGATTACTTCTGCGGTGCACCAATTGTCTTGTCAATGCTGATTAACGCACCTGAAGAGAAAAAGACCAAAATTGATCATCGTGTCGAAGTGATGGTGGCGGGTGCCGCACCTCCAGCAGCAATTATTGAAGGCATGCGCAATATCGGCATTAATGTCACGCATGTTTACGGCTTGACTGAAACCTATGGCCCTTCTGCACTCTGCGCTTCACAGGCAGGCTGGAGCGATCTGTCTATTCAGGAACAGGCACAGTTGCACTCCCGTCAAGGCGTCCCGTATCCATTGCAAGATGGCATGAAAGTGCTTGATCCGGATACCATGCAGGAAGTGCCACATGATGGTCAGACCATGGGTGAAATCATGTTCCGTGGCAATATCGTGATGAAAGGTTATCTGAAAAATCCTGAGGCGACAGCAGAAGCCTTTGCTGGTGGCTGGTTCCATACGGGGGATCTGGCGGTATGCCAACCGGATGGCTATGCAAAAATTACCGACCGTTCCAAAGATGTGATTATTTCCGGCGGGGAAAATATTTCATCTCTTGAAGTGGAAGAAGTGCTGTATCAGCATCCGGCAGTGCTGACTGCGGCGGTAGTCGCAAAGCCTGATCCACGCTGGCAGGAAGTTCCTTGTGCCTTTATCGAACTCAAAGAAGGAATAACAGCTTCGGAAGAAGAAATTATGGAATTCTGCCGTGAACATCTGGCCCGTTTTAAAGTGCCTAAGGATGTGGTGATTACCGAAATTCCAAAAACTTCGACCGGAAAATTGCAGAAATTTGTTTTACGTGAGTGGGCCAAAGAGCGTGCGCAAGGTGAGTTCTCTTAA